AACGTgctccctgacctttgaccctgtgtgtgtgtgtgtgtgtgtgcagacatcaGTGTGGACCACCCTGATGAGAAGTCCATCATCACCTACGTAGTGACCTACTACCACTACTTCTCCAAGATGAAGGCGCTGAAGGTGGAGGGGAAGCGAATCGGCAAGGTGACCAAACCCCTCATAACACCTCAGTCTCCCCGCGCTGATGCTGCTGTTggtcgtcgtcgttgttgttgtctttaagCCCGTTTTCTCCCCCCGGGTGTCCCCAGGTTCTGGACAACGCCATCGAGACGGAGAAGATGATCGAGAAGTACGAGTCTCTGGCGTCCGACCTGCTGGAGTGGATCGAGCAgaccatcatcatcctcaacaACAGGAAGTTTGCCAACTCTCTGGTGGGAgtccaacagcagctgcaggcctTCAACACTTACCGCACAGTGGAGAAACCCCCCaagtcagtacacacacacaaacgtagaTTGTTTGGGAGGATTAGACTTGATTATATGGTACGCAACGTTTTTGGTTGAACAAAACCTAAAGCGTGTCACATTGACTGTGAAGGTTCACGGAGAAGGGGAACCTGGAGGTTCTTCTGTTCACCATCCAGAGTAAGATGAGAGCCAACAACCAGAAGGTTTACACTCCTCGAGAGGGCAAACTCATCTCCGACATCAACAAGGTCAGTTATCGTCGTAAAGATGCTTTACTTATTGatatttcattattcatcaCTTGAGTGGCTGTTTTGctgatatttgtgtgtgtgtgtatgtgtgtgttcgtttTAGGCATGGGAGCGTCTGGAGAAGGCGGAGCACGAGCGGGAGCTGGCTCTGAGGACGGAGCTGATTCGtcaggagaagctggagcagCTCGCCCGGCGCTTCGACCGCAAAGCCGCCATGAGGGAGACGTGGCTGAGCGAGAACCAGCGGCTGGTCTCCCAGGTAACGCACGCGGCGCTGTCACATGCTCCTTTAGCTCAGGAAAGAAGTTCTAATGCATCCACAAAGGTCCAGATGATAACGTCTACTTtattctctcctcttccccgtttcctttcctctctcctcttcggGCTCCTGccttctttttgttatttttctttcctcgtCTTGTCTCCTGTCTTCTGCTCTCGTGCTTTTCTTCTCTactttcctctctccttgtttcctctccCGTCCTCTCCTCATATCCTTTTTCCTCCGTCCTCTTCCAGGATAACTTTGGATTTGACCTCCAGGCCGTAGAGGCTGCTACTAAGAAACATGAAGCCATAGAAACGGACATAGCTGCCTACGAGGAGCGAGTTCAGGTCAGTTCACCACTTCGCACATAATTAGTTAAAAATAAGCCCAGAAAAGCtgttattactgttattgtgTAACTATTTACTATTCTTCACCAGAACCCTTTCTCATTTTTAATCAGGTATTTCTAATGTTgccttatttttttaagtttttagAATGAAACTGTTGAATGTCAATTACATATTATCCAggaaaatgtttatatttattactaaaatgttaaaattcaCTTTTCGGACACGTTTCAAAGTACATAAACCCCAAACCAGGCGAGATCCGTCTCCTGTTGTCCActcatccctctctccttctggtGCAGGCGGTGGTGTCCGTGGCGAAGGAGATGGAGTCTGAGAATTACCACGACATCAAACGCATCACGGCCAGGAAGGACAACGTGATCCGACTGTGGGAGtacctgctggagctgctgaaggccCGCAGGCAGAGGCTGGAGCTGACCCTGGGCCTGCAGAGAGTCTTCCAGGAGATGCTCTACATCATGGACTGGATGGACGAAATGAAGGTACGGAAGGAGGcgggagggcagggggggggggggggctgagaacATTCTGAGGATCTGAAAGGTGGATCTCGTGCCACAAACACTTCCTCATCAGTGTACTTGTATGTCTCGTTCCATGACCGAtgttttgacctctgaccccgacCTCTCGCTCCTCCCCTGCAGATGATGCTGCTGTCTCAGGACTACGGGAAACACCTGCTGGGTGTGGAGGACCTGCTGCAGAAACACGCCCTGGTGGAGGCCGACATCAGCATCCAGGCCGACCGAGTCCGAAACGTCAACCGCAACGCTCAGAAGTTTGCCGACGACATGGACGGTGAGACGGGCGCTTAGATCGGACACATTGCGGATTTATTATCCAGTTTTGCTTCTTGGTCGGTTGTTCTTTCAGACGGAAATGGATGAGCGTGATGACGATCCCGTTTCCTCTCGCCCCCCTCAGGTTACAAGCCCTGTGATCCTCAGATCATCAGGGATCGGGTCGCTCACATGGATTTCTGCTACCAGGAGCTGAGTCAGCTGGCGGCTGAGCGGAGGGGTCGCCTCGAGGAGTCCCGCCGCCTCTGGAAGTTCTTCTGGGAAATGGCCGAagaggttttttattttttaagtttatCATGCAGATAAAATTCAAATGTCAGTGTCAGTTTGGATCTTTAACCACCGCATAGGTCGGCTCCAAAAGAATCAGAAACCAAAGGGTTTATTCTGAGGCGACGTAGCTGagggctgaatgtgtgtgtgtgtgtgttgtgtaggaGGGCTGGATCAGGGAGAAGGAGCAGATCCTCTCCTCCGAGGATTATGGGAAGGATCTGACGGGAGCGCTGCGTCTGCTGAGTCAGCACAAAGCCTTCGAGGACGAGATGAGCGGGCGAGCCGCCCACCTGCAGCAGACGATCAAACAGGGCGAGGAGCTGGTGGCCAACAACCACTTCGGAGCCGACAAGATTAAAGAGCGCATCCTGGACATCCAGGTACGCCGCACctggaatgtgtttttattcttcaagtGGGCACAAAGCAGCCGTGGAATAGTCTCAATGTCTTTTATATTAAAATCTACAGCATGAAAAGGTAATTTAGAAGTCTATAGACTTAAATGACAGAGGAAGTAGGCTAGATTTACAAACATCAATACTGTATCTACCGTCTTGTACTTGGTCATTTGGggaattttatgttttttaaagctATTACATTGGAAATCTGgttagcttttattttggaactGAGAAATTGTCTCCTGTCACGCATATTCTCTTGTCTTTTGGGTTAAAATGGCCACATATGGATTATTTGATTCATCAAAATAGATAAAGTTTGATATACTTCACCATCAACCTTGTTTTAAAGGGTTTAATTTATTGGCCTTATTGGAAAGACATTGAATAAAAGTCCTTCTTTAAATACAATTGTAATAACTTAAATCTGTTGCATCGTTTCCTAACACCTTTCCTCCTTCGTTTCCTCCGTCCTTAGGAGCAGTGGGCGGCTCTGGAGCGGCTCTCCGCCGTCCGTAAAGCTCGTCTGCAGGAGGCCTGCAACCAGCACCAGTTCCAGGTGAAAACCCTCCTCCTGGATCACAGTTTCATAGTATCTTGGTTGAATTTTGATTGGATCTAAAGGAGCAGGAGCTTTTCATTCGCTGCTCCCGTGTGTCAACTGACACTATTCAGTGATTTGTAGTTATTTAGCAGCCgaaactaaacaaacaaaaagcgtTATTCTGTTCTGCAGGATCAGAAGTGAAGAAAGTGAGacatcaaacctttttttttccctcgccGCAGGCCGATGCCGACGACATCGACACGTGGATGCTGGACGTGCTGCGGATCGTCTCCAGCGTGGACGTCGGCCACGACGAGTTCTCCACTCAGGCTCTGGTGAAGAAACACAAGGACGTGGCCGAGGAGATCGGAAGCTACCGGCCCGTCATCGAGGCGCTGCACGAGCAGTCCGGCACGCTGCCGCCCGAGAAGGCCAAGTCCGAGGAGGTGAGGCCGATGCCGCCGCAACGGGACGCCTCCGCCTCCCCTCTGTGGTATCTGAAAATGAGAACCAATCTCTCTTCTGACGGCCTTCTGCAGGTTCAGAGCCGGCTGGCGGGCATCGAGGAGCGCTACaaggaggtggtggagctgaCGCGCCTCCGGAAGCAGGCGCTGCAGGACGCCCTGGCGCTCTACAAGATGCTGAGCGAGGCCAGCGCCTGCGAGGTGTGGATCGACGAGAAGGAGCAGTGGCTCAACAGCATGGACATCCCCGAGaagctggaggacctggaggtGGTGCAGCACCGGTGAGGGTCCCGCCGCGGAGATACGGTTAATTGTGTAAAAGCAAAACATCAAATAAGACTATaaagcaatttaaaaataactgtCAATCAAACAGATGCAGTGTTTAAAGAGTAATTTAATCCCGCCCCAAGAAAGGCTTTTGACTTTTGCTGACCTCTAGTGGTTAAATTGCAGTGAGGTGAACCTCAGGACTCTTTGTGTGGCAAGAAGTTAAAAAGCCTCAAGCTTCCAATTTACTTAAAACGGCATTTCCCATTAAAGACACTGTTATCCTGCTGGGCGTCTTCACTGGGGAGCCGCTGCTCCCTGTCGAGTCTTTTACATTAGGCGGAGGGACCGCCTTATGGAGACTTATGAATTGAGCATTTCTCTTTAATTTGAAAGGATTCGGTAGTCAAACTCCAAAGTGACCAAAGCAAAAACCCTGCGTTGAAAAATGCCACGAGTCTTTATCGATCAGTGATTAAACGACTAACAGCGTCGGCtcgtaaaaacacacaaccggACATTTTCAAACGGCCCCTTTTCACCACAAATTCTACCAAAAATCAACCCGAGCACCGATTGTTATGAGgaatttaaaactaaaaagatTTTCTCGAATTCAGTTTGAGCTGGTTGCTGCGGCAGAGAGAGACGGTCACAGTGACACTGtgggaaaagtgtgtgtttgtgcgtgtgtgtatttttaggcCGTGGTTACACAGTTCGTTCACAGGAGCTTCTGAATCtggttttctgccacttgtcgCTCCATATTGTTAAACCGCAAAGCTTCACATGGATCGTTTCCCAGAAGCtggttgactgtgtgtgtgtgtgtgtgtgtgtgtgtgtgtgtgtgtgtgtgtgtgtgtgtgtctgtgtgtgtgtgtgtgtgtgtgtgtgtgtgtgtgtctgtgtgtgtctgttaatgAACAGCACCAGCTTTCTGCTGAAACGCTCCAAATTTTCCACTCCGCTCCAACCAAAGAGTTattttaaaaactttaaaaaaagaagatctgCTCACGGTGAGATTGTCATCAGCCTTGTGTTCCGCAGAACAGTGACtttaataaatgaaaaggcTAGTTTTAATATCACTTCTGGGAGATTTAGTTACATCACTCTACAGGAAACTTTTTATTACTGTGATCCCATATGGAGAAAATATTGAGGCAATAAAACTTTGAGTTCATTTAGAGCTTTACTGTTGAGCATTAAACacaatattcatttaaattgaaTATCAAACttgatgtgtttctttgtgcaGGTTCGAGAGTCTGGAGCCGGAGATGAACAACCAGGCGTCCAGAGTTGCCGTGGTGAaccaggttgctaggcaactgaTCCACTGCGGACATCCCAGTGAGAAGGAGATCAAAACCCAGCAGGACAAACTCAACACCAGGTAATCCACCTGGGATTAAGCCAGCTCCTGTACTGGGATCAGAGGGTCTTTATTCAATATTTGAGATTATACTGGAAGGCAAAACTAAACAAGGATTCAACGTACGTAAAATgggaaacaaacacaatcagtgAGGTGAACTGGATTCAACAATTAGAGGAGTTGCTTAATTTAAGTGTATAGAAAAGGGACGTTAATGATAAAGTACCTAAAAGTTTGAAGTGTAAATGCTTTTAATAAAGCCTAATAGTCAAAGATAAATCAGGGTTAATACAAAAATTTTATATAGATCATTTAGATAAAGTAATCAGGGGGTGATGAGGGTGCTGATGGTGTCTCCGTCCGTCCAGGTGGAGTCAGTTCAGAGACCTGGTGGACCAGAAGAAGGACGGTCTGAGCTCCGCTCTGGGAGTCCAGAACTACCACCTGGAGTGTAACGAGACCAAGTCCTGGATCAAAGAGAAGACCAAGGTACCGACAGAACCCAAGATGTCGGCTGCTGCagcacttatttatttatttatgtccgGAACTAACTCCACCCCCCCGTCCTCCGGCCCCGCAGGTGATCGAGTCCACCCAGGAGCTCGGGAACGACCTGGCCGGCGTCATGGCCCTGCAGAGGAAGCTGACGGGGATGGAGCGCGACCTGGCCGCCATCGAGGACAAGCTGGGCGACCTGGGGAAGGAGGCGGACCGCCTCGCCTCGGAGCACCCGGACCAGTCGGAGGCCATCAGGGGGCGTCTGGCCGGGATCACCGCCGTCTGGGACGAGATGAAGGTGGGCGAGCCCCCGCCGGGAGCCCCGGACACGCTCTGAGAAAGGGAatatctgaccccccccctttatGTTTGCAGGACACCATGAAGAACCGGGAGGAGTCTCTGGGCGAGGCCAGCAAGCTGCAGCAGTTCCTGCGCGACCTGGACGACTTCCAGTCGTGGCTGTCCCGCACGCAGACGGCCATCGCCTCCGAGGACATGCCCAACACGCTGGCCGAGGCCGAGAAGCTGCTGGCCCAGCACGAGAACATCAAGAACGAAATCCGCAACTACGAGGAGGACTACCAGAAGATGCGGGACATGGGCGAGACGGTGACGCAGGGCCAGACGGACGCGCAGTACATGTTCCTGCGCCAGCGGCTGCAGGCGCTCGACACCGGCTGGAACGAGCTGCACAAGATGTGGGAGAATCGGCAGAACCTGCTGTCCCAGTCGCACGCTTACCAGCTGTTCCTCAGGGACACCAAGCAGGCCGAGGCCTTCCTCAACAACCAGGTAGGCCCGTGATGTCATCGCGGTCTGAGCGCCGGGTGGACCGCACACACTGCGGCGATTGGTCGGCAAGGCGCTGACTGTGCAGTCtggtcaaaacatttttttttggacGACCTCCTGTCTAGTTCCACCTGACTTCTCACTTGAAGAAGGTCGGAGGCTGCCACCAAGTGGTAGACGTCCTTCATTACATATAACCAAAGTTCATATTCCAAAGGAGAACATCAGAACCTCACATCTGACTGTCCGTCTGTGTCTCAGGAGTACGTGCTGGCTCACACCGAGATGCCCACCACTCTGGAGGCTGCCGAGGCCGCCATCAAGAAGCAGGAGGACTTCATGACCACCATGGACGCCAACGAGGAGAAGATCGGCGGCGTGGTCGACACCGGGCGCCGCTTGGTAACCGACGGCAACATCAACGCGGAGCGCGCCCAGGAGATGGTGGACTCCATCGACCAGAGGTGACCGAGTCCGCCTGTCCGCCGGCGTTACGCTTGATTGTGAACCAGAAAGCTTAAACTTAAAATGTTGATGATCGACCTGCAGACACAAGAAGAACCGAGCGGCCGCCAGCGACCTGCTGACCAGGCTGAAGGACAACAGAGACCTGCAGAGGTTCCTGCAGGACTGCCAGGAGGTAAACCACGGATTCTTCTTGCCAAATCAGCTGCAGGAACCCTGACGAGTCCCTGAGATAATccgcctgtgtgtgtccgtgcgtcttcAGCTGTCCCTGTGGATCAACGAGAAGATGCTGACGGCCCAGGACATGTCCTACGACGAGGCCAGGAACCTCCACAGCAAGTGGCTCAAACACCAGGCCTTCATGGCCGAGCTGCAGTCCAACAAGGAGTGGCTGGACAAGATCGACAAGGTCGACAAACATCACTATTTGTGCAATAAATCTAATAAATAAAGTCTGATGTGCTTGGTCACTAAACTGAAGCGCGGTACTGTCTCACAGGACGGGCAGGCGCTGATGGCGGAGAAGCCGGAGACGGAGGCCATGGTGAAAGAGAAGCTGTCGTCCCTGAAGACCATGTGGCAGGAGCTGGAGTCCACCACCCAGGCCAAGGCCAAGTGTCTGTTCGACGCCAACAAGGCGGAGCTCTTCACCCAGAGCTGCGCCGACCTCGACAAGTGGCTGGCCGGCCTGGACGGGCAGCTGCAGTCCGACGACTACGGCAAAGACCTCACCTCCGTCAACATCCTGCtgaagaagcagcaggtgaggagCAGGTTTAGTCGGTGCGAGCAGATCTTTTTTCTGAACGTTGATGCCGTCTGAAGGATgagcttttcttctcttttcttgaGATCGGCGCTGTAATTTCTTTTGAGTGCACATGTGTGCTTGAGAGAAATCTGTAGCAGTCAGACAGGAAAAGAAGGCAATCTcacctcctcgtcttcctcgctGCTCTCATTTTATCCCAGACTCGCTCTGCCTTTGGTTGTTTATCTATCTTCTGTGAAGCCGTTTGCAGTGTAATTACTGTCTGGCTGCTGGAAGATGATTCtctctttgctttttgtttttgtgtccgTGGACTGTTTTTGAGTGCGTTTTTGGAGGTTATACATTTTAACTGAATCGAGGAGAAGATGTGACGAGGATTCTGAAGCATCTTTTTATCTTTGCAaaggtgttttctttccttatttgtttatttcattcaatGGGGACCAAATTTGTGATCCTTCTATTGCATTCTGTTCTATTCCAATTTAATTTCATATGGTTATAattccattttgttttcattactgtcattttttttaattataaatgtgtatttctaaGGAGATTTCCTCCTCATCTACACCAGTTTTGATTTTATTCGGTGAAAGAAATCTCAACCCTCCAAAGGACCTAATCTCTGTGAAACGGGGGAAGAGTCCTGGTTTGATCTTTTACGAGTGTATTCCGTCTGACCTGCGAACCGTCCTCCTCCAGATCCTGGAGAGCCAGGTGGAGGTGCGTcagaaggaggtgggggagctGCAGGGCCAGTCGCAGGCCCTCAGCCAGGAGGGGAAAGGCTCCGACGAGGTGGACGGCCAGAGGATCAGCGTGGAGCAGAAGTTCCAGTCCCTCCAGGACCCGCTGAAGAAGAGACGAGACAACCTCATGGCCTCCCGCGAGATCCACCAGTTCAACCGGGACGTGGAAGACGAGATCGTAAGTGGAGGAAGGGCGCCGACCTTTAACCCCTCCGATTCAGGAAGCGAGGCGTGTTGTACGGGATCTTTTAGTATTAGTATCAACACGGCAAAATGTCACGTTGTTTATATATCGGCGTCACAGTATTTGTACATAGTGGTGATCATACTAGTTTTACTAAACTTAAACTTCCTTCTGGTCTCCagctgtgggtggaggagaggatgcctCTGGCCACATCCACCGACCACGGCAACAACCTGCAGACCGTACAGCTGGCCATCAAGAAGAACCAGGTACCGGCCGCCTCGCATGAAAGTCGACGACCACCCCCCCCGAAGCCGCTTACACGGCGAATCTATAACCGCTGCCTTGACCTTTTGACCCGCTCAGACCCTGCAGAAGGAGATCCAGGGCCACCAGCCGCGCTACGACGACATCTTCCAGCGCAGCCAGCACGTCCTGAGGGAGAACGGCCCCACGGCCGAGCTCATCCGCCAGCGCCTCGCCGAGCTGCAGTCGCTGTGGGAGCAGATCaggaaggagacggagaagcGCCACACCCGCCTCAGCGAGGCCCACGAGGCCCAGCAGTACTACTTCGACGCCGCCGAGGCCGAGGCCTGGATGAGCGAACAGGAGCTGTACATGATGTCAGAGGAGAAGGCCAAGGTGAggcgggggggtcagaggtcagagatGGCGACCTGCGATGGAGGAAGTATTCAGATCCTTCACttagtaaaagtactaatatcAGACAGTGAAAATAGAATGATTGTATTATAAAGTACAtatgaaataatattttaataattaaaaggAGTCTACAAATCTTCACATTTGAGACGTTAGTAACTCATGTTGAAATTACGAGTTTGTTTATTCCTTAATCCTCATTGGTTTGGTTAGTTGCACATTTAAGACTCTGACTTAAAGATTCTCACCCTCGGAGATGCTTTCACCTTCGTTCTGTTGTAATTTGATCCGAGAGGTTTTTAGTCTTGGTGCTTCACTTGTATGCTGCTGCGTTTTTTAGCTTTTAAAGGTCAAACCTTTAGGAAATGTTACCAAATACCATCTTACCGCTTTGTCTCAGGGATTTAAATCACTACCAATCAGACCGTTGAAGTTCATAATTGAGTCTGACACTTTGTTTTGAAGGTCATTTATTGGGAACATTTACCTAAACTGATCTCCTTTCCTCTGCCATCACACTCTTTTATATCTGATTCCCTCTGCTATTCCTCACCCTCACATCCCAACTCTTTCCAGCTGGCATTTTCTTCtacctttttaccttttttttttttttctccattcctcttcttttcccGCTGCGGATTCTTTCATTCTCGGCCAATTTCTACCACACTATAACCAGATGAATGTGTCTCTCAGGACGAGCAGAGCTCGGTGGCCATGCTGAAGAAGCATCAGATCCTGGAGCAGGCGGTGGAGGACTACGCAGACACCGTCCATCAGCTGTCCAGCACCAGCCGCGGCCTGGTGGCCGCCGAGCACCCTGACAGGTGAGTGGGGGGTCACAGGTCAAGGAATTTGACCTTTTTGAAATTGTGGAGGGAAGCAACGAGTAGACAATTAAGCtaagctgaaaatgaaaaactggGTCAAAGAAAATAAGGACAGAGGAAGGAGACGAGGAATGAACAGAGAAGTATAGATGAGGAAAAGGATTATAAACTAAATTGACATTTCTTTGTCCCCTTCGTCGCGCAGCGAGCGGATCGGCATGCGTCAGTCTCAGGTGGACAAGCTGTACGCCGGGCTCAAGGACTTGTCGGAGGAGCGTCGGGGGAAGCTGGACGAGCGCTTGCGTCTCTTCCAGCTGAACCGGGAGGTGGACGACTTGGAGCAGTGGATCGCTGAGCGGGAGGTGGTGGCCGGATCCCACGAGCTGGGACAGGACTACGAGCACGTCACCGTGAGACACATATTGTTGTgcaatgttttctgtttttaaaagaaatcttGATTTAGCCGAGCCGAGCACTCCAGCGTTCCTTCCAACCGAGCCcaacttctttccttccttcttcaGATGCTGCAGGAACGCTTCAGAGAATTTGCCCGCGACACCGGGAACATCGGCCAGGAGCGCGTGGACACCGTCAACCAGCAGGCGGACGAGCTGATCAACACCGGCCACGGCGACGCCGCCACCATCGCCGAGTGGAAGGACGGCCTGAACGAGGCCTGGGCCGACCTGCTGGAGCTCATCGACACCCGGACGCAGATCCTCGCCGCCTCCTTTGAGCTCCACAAGTTCTACCACGACGCCAAGGAGATCCTCCACCGCATCCTGGACAAACACAAGAAGCTGCCGGAGGAGCTGGGCCGCGACCAGAACACGGTGGAGACGCTGCAGAGGATGCACACCACCTTCGAACACGACATCCAGGCCCTGGGAACGCAGGTAGGGGCTCTATTTAAGGACCGGGACGTTATGAAACACAAGCACGACATTGAGCGTCCCTCATCCTCCGCTTTGCTTTCAGGTGCGGCAGCTTCAGGAGGACGCCGTTCGCCTGCAGTCCGCCTACGCTGGAGATAAAGCCGACGACATTCAGAAGCGAGAAGGAGAGGTGAGCTTCAGTCTCGGGCAGCGGTGGACCGCATCAGGACTCGGCCCAGTTTACTTTGAATTGGCTCTAGTACACCTAAATCCTCGGATGTAACAACGTTCTCTATTTATCTGCAGGTTTCATGTAAACTTTGAAACACCAGCTTGTCTTACTGATTGGATTGAGAGTGAACTGGACCCTGAACTCGTGTTAATGA
This portion of the Gasterosteus aculeatus chromosome 6, fGasAcu3.hap1.1, whole genome shotgun sequence genome encodes:
- the sptbn1 gene encoding spectrin beta chain, non-erythrocytic 1 isoform X4; this translates as MTSVAAEFEHMEIQQQYTTEGVNNRWDADDWDNENSSARLFERSRIKALADEREAVQKKTFTKWVNSHLSRVSCRITDLYMDLRDGRMLIKLLEVLSGEKLPKPTKGRMRIHCLENVDKALQFLKEQRVHLENMGSHDIVDGNHRLVLGLIWTIILRFQIQDISVETEDNKEKKSAKDALLLWCQMKTAGYPNVNIHNFSTSWRDGMAFNAIIHKHRPDLIDFDKLKKSNAHHNLQNAFNLAEQHLGLTKLLDAEDISVDHPDEKSIITYVVTYYHYFSKMKALKVEGKRIGKVLDNAIETEKMIEKYESLASDLLEWIEQTIIILNNRKFANSLVGVQQQLQAFNTYRTVEKPPKFTEKGNLEVLLFTIQSKMRANNQKVYTPREGKLISDINKAWERLEKAEHERELALRTELIRQEKLEQLARRFDRKAAMRETWLSENQRLVSQDNFGFDLQAVEAATKKHEAIETDIAAYEERVQAVVSVAKEMESENYHDIKRITARKDNVIRLWEYLLELLKARRQRLELTLGLQRVFQEMLYIMDWMDEMKMMLLSQDYGKHLLGVEDLLQKHALVEADISIQADRVRNVNRNAQKFADDMDGYKPCDPQIIRDRVAHMDFCYQELSQLAAERRGRLEESRRLWKFFWEMAEEEGWIREKEQILSSEDYGKDLTGALRLLSQHKAFEDEMSGRAAHLQQTIKQGEELVANNHFGADKIKERILDIQEQWAALERLSAVRKARLQEACNQHQFQADADDIDTWMLDVLRIVSSVDVGHDEFSTQALVKKHKDVAEEIGSYRPVIEALHEQSGTLPPEKAKSEEVQSRLAGIEERYKEVVELTRLRKQALQDALALYKMLSEASACEVWIDEKEQWLNSMDIPEKLEDLEVVQHRFESLEPEMNNQASRVAVVNQVARQLIHCGHPSEKEIKTQQDKLNTRWSQFRDLVDQKKDGLSSALGVQNYHLECNETKSWIKEKTKVIESTQELGNDLAGVMALQRKLTGMERDLAAIEDKLGDLGKEADRLASEHPDQSEAIRGRLAGITAVWDEMKDTMKNREESLGEASKLQQFLRDLDDFQSWLSRTQTAIASEDMPNTLAEAEKLLAQHENIKNEIRNYEEDYQKMRDMGETVTQGQTDAQYMFLRQRLQALDTGWNELHKMWENRQNLLSQSHAYQLFLRDTKQAEAFLNNQEYVLAHTEMPTTLEAAEAAIKKQEDFMTTMDANEEKIGGVVDTGRRLVTDGNINAERAQEMVDSIDQRHKKNRAAASDLLTRLKDNRDLQRFLQDCQELSLWINEKMLTAQDMSYDEARNLHSKWLKHQAFMAELQSNKEWLDKIDKDGQALMAEKPETEAMVKEKLSSLKTMWQELESTTQAKAKCLFDANKAELFTQSCADLDKWLAGLDGQLQSDDYGKDLTSVNILLKKQQILESQVEVRQKEVGELQGQSQALSQEGKGSDEVDGQRISVEQKFQSLQDPLKKRRDNLMASREIHQFNRDVEDEILWVEERMPLATSTDHGNNLQTVQLAIKKNQTLQKEIQGHQPRYDDIFQRSQHVLRENGPTAELIRQRLAELQSLWEQIRKETEKRHTRLSEAHEAQQYYFDAAEAEAWMSEQELYMMSEEKAKDEQSSVAMLKKHQILEQAVEDYADTVHQLSSTSRGLVAAEHPDSERIGMRQSQVDKLYAGLKDLSEERRGKLDERLRLFQLNREVDDLEQWIAEREVVAGSHELGQDYEHVTMLQERFREFARDTGNIGQERVDTVNQQADELINTGHGDAATIAEWKDGLNEAWADLLELIDTRTQILAASFELHKFYHDAKEILHRILDKHKKLPEELGRDQNTVETLQRMHTTFEHDIQALGTQVRQLQEDAVRLQSAYAGDKADDIQKREGEVLEAWKNLLEAAEGRRVKLVETGDKFRFFSMVRDLMLWMEDVIRLIEAQEKPRDVSSVELLMNNHQGIKAEIDARNDSFTACIELGKALLARKHYASEEIKEKLLQLTDKRKDMIDKWEDRWEWLRLVLEVHQFSRDAGVAEAWLLGQDPYLFSREMGQSVDEVEKLIKRHEAFEKSAATWEERFSALERLTTMELLEVRRMQEEEEKRRQPPPTEAQPGDAAAQHREGELVSQNGLPSDQESTRDNVDGGEAVNGTSEPSPSGSPGGSRKGKASQAATLPAKSQAEAPTSQLEGFLHRKHEWEGHNKKASSRSWHNVYCVINQQEMGFYKDQKSAGQGIPYHSEIPVTLKDAICEVALDYKKKKHVFKLKITDGNEYLFQAKDDEEMNTWLSAISTAMTGEKSEVTPSSHSTPAPAARAQTLPASVAAAAESSPGKREKDKEKRFSLFSKKK